The Nostoc sp. 'Peltigera membranacea cyanobiont' N6 genome contains the following window.
AGAACATCCGATGCCTTTTGATTTCTCTTTTTAGTTTTAATTCTTTGGTTAGTACTTCCTATATTAACCAGAGATTCGTTTAAAGATATTTTATTTTCTAGATTTACTAAACAATCATCGTTAAGGAAAGGGTTTTTCTTGTAAGGCTTATCAGCTCTTACATATTTTTCAAAAGCCCTAGCCAGAACCGGGTAATCAAGTTTGTTTAAACCTTCTGTTAATGTCAAGTAAGTTCCATAACGAACTAGCTTCATTACGTAAGCTATAATTCCATCAGAAGCATAGTAAAAACGAAAAGCCATCTCCTCACTAGCTAAATTTGATTCTAATTCAAGGGGAAGCTGCGATTCTATTGCGTGTAAAAAAGTCCGAAATTCTTTTCCGCAATCCTCTGTCCAAGAAAAAGGACTAAGATTATGTCTATTAGCAAATCTTCGGCTTAATTGAGGATTAAATTTAAAAACTGCTTCAGCTTCAGGTAATCCAATAAGTACCATCGGTACCTTTGTGTCGAGTATTAAATTTTTCAGCCAATCTGATACTGTTCTGAGAACCTTGGCTGAATCCCTATCAATAAAGTGTTGAAACTCGTCTAAAAAAACTAAAGAAACTCCACAATCTTTCATCAATCCAATTAGTCGGATTGTTTGATTGCTGATGGTGCCTTTTTCATAAGCAGGATCTCCCAATTCCCATAACAGCTTACTCACAACACTTTTGACGGTTGCTGGAGATGGAATGGTTACAGACAATAATTTTACAATAGTACCTGAATCTGTTTCAATTCTGGGATATTTTTGAGCATAGCTTTTAAAAATAGTAGTTTTACCTGCTCCAGTTTCCCCCTTTAAGAATAAGCATTCAGGCTCATCTTTGAGATTAGAAAAATTATGGCAATCCTCTATTGCAGATAAGATTTCTTTAAATCGAGGATAGGCAACATAAATATTATTAGCTATGGATAGCTTTTCTGATAAAGTCATGTTTGACAAAGATTTTGGCATTTTTGGCATACTAATAATTTTTATGAAGGTAATCCAATGCTCACATCCCAACCAGATAAGTCTGGCTTCCATGAAGCAGTTTCTTCTAAATTTTCAGAGATGTTATCACTAACTTCGACATTAAGTTTTTGATTGGGTGAGCTTTTTCTCCTATTTGGTTTTATTGAATTCTCTCCACTGTCTTTACAAGATGGGCTTTGAACGTTATTAAAATTTTCAACTTCTATTTTTTCTCTATTTTCCTCAATTGAGGATGATGAAAATTCATTATTGAATGCACTACCAAGCTCTGATATGCCTGACATTACTGAAAATTCACTCTTTGGTATAGTAACAGAAGAAGGATCAATTGAATTTATAGCCATATCATTATTCAAAGGCTGCTCATCTTTAGAAAACTCAAAGTCTCCTGTATTCAGCCCTGAACGACCAATACCTTTCCATCTCGCCATAGCAGTACGGGTTTTGCCTTTCTTTGATGACATCCATTCCTGCTCAACAATTTTTTGAATCTGCTCTTTGGCTAAAGCTAATGCTATAATATCGACTTTTTCAGCTTCTTGACGTGCCAGTTTTTTAATTACTTGGTGTTGCCAAATACTTAACCCTTTAGTATATTCTTGGCTGAGAGCAGGAACAGATAAAAATTGATGAATTGTTGGATCAAAAACATAGATTTGAGATAAATCTGTAGGGTCATATTTAACAATTGCTTTTTCTGATGCTAAAGCTGATGAACGGAAGCGAGATAATTCAAAACTATTGTAGATAAGTCCTTCAAACTCTACCCCCCTTCTAGTGACTTTGCGTGTGGTTATATTTCCCACTAATACTTTTAGTTGTTGATAAGAGCCTGGTAAAGCTGGAGGAAACTCTTGGATAGCTTTTGACCACACAGATGTCCGAGGCGATTTTAATTCTGGATGAGAACTTTGGTTATAAATATCGATAATGAAGATATGTAGAATTTCTTGCAGTGCTTCAAAAGAAATCACTGCATTTTTCAGAGGGTTATAATCATACTTTTTCATAAAGTTTGAGAAACTTTTCCCTGGTAGGTCACTCAAAAGTTGACTATTTACTGCACCAAAATATCGTTCTATTGAACTTTTGTACCAGGGCATTCTGGGTGGTGAATATTGAATAGCTATTCCCAAAGATAAGCAAGCATCTTCAAAATGTGTACTATAAAATTCTTTTCCATTATCAACCACAATCACTTCTGGCAGTCCATAAGTGTCCCAAGTATTCACTACGCTTGGAAAATTTTCAATTAGATAATTTTTGGGACGGATAACGTGTAGCAAACATTGCATTACCGATAAATAGCTCGGAGGTTCAAAACTGGCGTAATACCCTAGTATGACTCCTGAATATTTATCTACAGCAGAAGTTAACCAAGGGGTGCCAATAGGCATTCGATGTTCTGCGTCTACTACAAACAATGGCAGTTTAGTGTGGTCAATTTCTATCCTTTCTAAAGGACGATTCGGGCGTGGGCCCTTCATTACTGGGTCATACATTTGAGAGGCTATACGGTTGCCTAAACGTTTTTTAGCGACTACACATGGATCTAATTTAGATGCAAATCTGTAAATAGTTGAACGATGTGGAATTTCTAAAGCTTTTTG
Protein-coding sequences here:
- a CDS encoding TniB family NTP-binding protein codes for the protein MEARLIWLGCEHWITFIKIISMPKMPKSLSNMTLSEKLSIANNIYVAYPRFKEILSAIEDCHNFSNLKDEPECLFLKGETGAGKTTIFKSYAQKYPRIETDSGTIVKLLSVTIPSPATVKSVVSKLLWELGDPAYEKGTISNQTIRLIGLMKDCGVSLVFLDEFQHFIDRDSAKVLRTVSDWLKNLILDTKVPMVLIGLPEAEAVFKFNPQLSRRFANRHNLSPFSWTEDCGKEFRTFLHAIESQLPLELESNLASEEMAFRFYYASDGIIAYVMKLVRYGTYLTLTEGLNKLDYPVLARAFEKYVRADKPYKKNPFLNDDCLVNLENKISLNESLVNIGSTNQRIKTKKRNQKASDVLHK
- a CDS encoding Mu transposase C-terminal domain-containing protein, which encodes MNRYQIRPGLHFWLKGREYVIKQQLANGELQICEVVTEVLSRITYTALVQFLFREELELQSTESFGVVKRKGNDTQADFTQLPEEIRFEAKRKYSYVSFVLEQDIPQRTPASLQPIIEQVSEQINDLSPPNWLTLYRWLKAYESSGQDIRSLVPKHKYKGDYRPKLEKEVIQIIDSCIQEIYLNPSRPDMADVHDEILRQIRLENLTRASIGQKALEIPHRSTIYRFASKLDPCVVAKKRLGNRIASQMYDPVMKGPRPNRPLERIEIDHTKLPLFVVDAEHRMPIGTPWLTSAVDKYSGVILGYYASFEPPSYLSVMQCLLHVIRPKNYLIENFPSVVNTWDTYGLPEVIVVDNGKEFYSTHFEDACLSLGIAIQYSPPRMPWYKSSIERYFGAVNSQLLSDLPGKSFSNFMKKYDYNPLKNAVISFEALQEILHIFIIDIYNQSSHPELKSPRTSVWSKAIQEFPPALPGSYQQLKVLVGNITTRKVTRRGVEFEGLIYNSFELSRFRSSALASEKAIVKYDPTDLSQIYVFDPTIHQFLSVPALSQEYTKGLSIWQHQVIKKLARQEAEKVDIIALALAKEQIQKIVEQEWMSSKKGKTRTAMARWKGIGRSGLNTGDFEFSKDEQPLNNDMAINSIDPSSVTIPKSEFSVMSGISELGSAFNNEFSSSSIEENREKIEVENFNNVQSPSCKDSGENSIKPNRRKSSPNQKLNVEVSDNISENLEETASWKPDLSGWDVSIGLPS